The nucleotide sequence CGGCGTGCTCAACGAGGCCGGGGACGACGTGGACAACGACCGCACCGTGGCGATCCTCAGCCGCATGGCGGTGCTGCAGGCGGAGGCGGGCGTGGATTTTGTGGCCCCCTCGGACATGATGGACGGCCGCGTCGGCGCCATCCGGCTCGCCCTGGAGACCGCGGGTTTCAGCGATACCGGCATCCTGGCTTATTCCGCGAAGTACAACTCGGCCTATTACGGCCCGTTCCGGGACGCGGTGGGCAGCGCCCAGGCCGCGGGCACCCGCCTCCTGAGCAAGGCGACGTATCAGATGAATCCCGCCAACCGCCGCGAGGCCCTGCGCGAGGTAGAACTCGATGTGGCGGAAGGCGCCGACATCGTGATGGTCAAGCCGGCAGGCGCCTACCTCGATATCATCCGCGAGGTACGCAACGCCACCGGCACGCCCGTGGCGGCCTACCAGGTATCGGGCGAGTACGCGCAGATCCACGCCGCGGCGCGGCTGGGCTGGCTCGACCTGGCCCGTTGCCGCGATGAATCCCTGCTCGCGATCAAGCGTGCGGGGGCCGACATGATCCTGACTTATTTTGCCAAGGAAGTTGCGAAAGCCCTGCGCTGATATCCTCTGCCCTTACCCCATGTCCGTCCCCGTACCCCCCGGTCACGACTTCGCCTATCCTTCCCGCCGCCGTTTCCTTACTTCCGCCCTGGCGGCCGGGACCGCCCTGGCCCTGGCGCCCTCGCGCCTCGTGCGCGCAGCCGAGACGGCCCCGGCCGGCCGGAAGCTCAAGGTGGCCTTCGTGGGCATCGGCAACCGCGGACTCGACCTGGTCAAGACCTTCCGAGACACCGGCCTGATCGAGGCCGTGGCGATGTGTGACGTGGACCTGATGGCCGAGCACACCGCCGAGGCCCGCGGGATTTTTCCGGAAGCGCGTTTGTTTCAGGATTACCGCGAACTGTTCGCCCAGGCTGGCGACACCTTCGAGGCCGTGATCATCGCGACGCCGGATTTCACGCACTTCGTCGTCGCCATGCACGCCATGCGGGCGGGCAAGCACATCTACCTCGAGAAACCGCTGGCCCACACCTTCCAGGAGGCGGAGTTGCTCATGGCCCAGGCGGCGCGGAGCGGCGTGGTCACGCAGATGGGCAACCAAGGCCACTCGGGGAACAACTACCACCAGTTCAAGGCCTGGCAGGAGG is from Lacunisphaera limnophila and encodes:
- the hemB gene encoding porphobilinogen synthase; its protein translation is MAKTPKLSLLQRPRRLRRQPSRRALVAETVLRVEDLIAPLFVVEGKARPDPIASMPGVFRLGIDDLVKECRELHQLGVPAVALFPKLSPKLKNEEGTEALNPETLVLRAVRAVRKAVPELTIITDVALDPYTTHGHDGVLNEAGDDVDNDRTVAILSRMAVLQAEAGVDFVAPSDMMDGRVGAIRLALETAGFSDTGILAYSAKYNSAYYGPFRDAVGSAQAAGTRLLSKATYQMNPANRREALREVELDVAEGADIVMVKPAGAYLDIIREVRNATGTPVAAYQVSGEYAQIHAAARLGWLDLARCRDESLLAIKRAGADMILTYFAKEVAKALR